In one window of Notolabrus celidotus isolate fNotCel1 chromosome 15, fNotCel1.pri, whole genome shotgun sequence DNA:
- the si:dkeyp-66d1.7 gene encoding myeloid-associated differentiation marker homolog: protein MAIVVQSSPLLWTRLAALIFSCVAFSVAVHGAQVSQSTGNWCIFCWAFSFAGTLLVLLVELFGLQTRAPVSWKNFPITFACYAALLCLSASIIFPLYFLKGSPGQHTVGDYRIVATVFSCLATIAYISEVSISKARPGEVVGYMATAPGLLKVCETFVACIIFVFVSDPVAYERTHALKYCMSVYCICFILSAVIILLCIGECTGFLPFPFARFLSAYALLAVVLYLSATIIWPIFNFDPKNGGIKQRPSSCSSGRDPCQWDKVMTVAVLTGVNFILYLVDLIYSSRLVFVSA, encoded by the coding sequence ATGGCGATAGTCGTCCAATCCAGCCCCCTACTGTGGACACGGTTGGCAGCCCTCATCTTCTCCTGCGTGGCCTTCTCCGTGGCGGTTCATGGAGCTCAAGTCTCCCAAAGCACGGGAAACTGGTGCATCTTCTGCTGGGCCTTCAGCTTCGCGGGAACTCTGCTTGTCCTCCTGGTGGAGCTGTTCGGCCTTCAGACCAGAGCCCCTGTTTCCTGGAAGAACTTCCCCATCACCTTCGCCTGCTACGCCGCCCTTCTGTGTCTGTCCGCCTCCATCATCTTCCCCCTCTACTTCCTGAAAGGCTCCCCTGGCCAACATACAGTCGGTGACTACCGCATTGTGGCGACAGTCTTCTCCTGCCTCGCCACCATCGCCTACATCAGCGAGGTGAGCATCAGCAAGGCGCGTCCAGGAGAGGTGGTGGGCTACATGGCCACAGCCCCCGGGCTGCTGAAAGTATGCGAGACCTTCGTGGCCTGCATCATCTTCGTCTTCGTTAGCGACCCCGTGGCGTACGAGCGCACCCATGCACTCAAGTATTGCATGTCCGTCTATTGCATCTGCTTCATCCTCTCAGCAGTCATCATCTTACTCTGCATCGGCGAGTGCACAGGCTTCCTACCATTCCCGTTTGCTCGTTTCCTGTCTGCCTACGCCCTTCTGGCTGTTGTCCTCTATCTGTCCGCAACCATCATCTGGCCCATCTTCAACTTTGACCCCAAGAACGGCGGAATTAAACAAAGGCCCTCCTCCTGTAGCAGCGGGAGGGATCCGTGCCAGTGGGATAAGGTCATGACGGTGGCCGTGCTCACCGGTGTCAACTTCATTCTCTACCTGGTAGATCTGATCTACTCCTCCCGCCTGGTCTTTGTCAGCGCTtga